The region ATAACAAGGATTGTCGGATAATCGTAGACCTCTGGTTCTGCGTAAACTAAtctaaacagaaaaaaaaatgcatgaatAAAACTTGAAAGTGTTatgatgtatatgtaataatatattgaataatcatTGAAACTGATCTAAGCATGAAACTTACGGTGCTTTAGCTATATCGGTTACATTTTCGGATTTATTCTGAAGATAGATTGTcaagtatttcgatatattgatTTCTTGTTTCGCAAACAACTCTTCAGTCAACATCAATAGATCATTGTCTGATATTTTGTATTGAGGAGAATAAATGGTTGTTTCTTGATCGGGTCCTTTTTGATCATTTATTGTGTTACCAGCGGGAAATCTGTTAGGAGGACCTCCCATATTGTTAGTATTCGCCGTATTCACAGAAGAGTCATTACTAGCTGGATATACTACGCTACCGTTGTTCCCGGTAATCGTAGGAATTGATATACCCGGAGTAATAGCCGGATTGTACACCGGATTTGGATAATTAGCCGGATATGTAATTGGGACATTTCCCTGAGGTACATTCGGCGAAGCTGGTACCGAAGGAGTATTGCCTGGAGGAGCAgtgttaaaataatgattattataagttatatgCGTTTCGCTCGCAGTTGTACTAGGGCTCGCTGGTCTGCTATAATCAGGTACGTAATGATGATGCGGATTTATTAGCCTATTCACGCCAGCGTTAATAGTGGAAAACACGAGTGCCTCTTTCACCATCTGACCGAAGCCTCTACCGCTGTCTTGCTGACCAGGAACCATTATGACGGTTTGTCCAGGTATATATGGTTGCGCCGCCGGTTGCGCCAGAACGTGTTGTTGAGGATAGTAGCTATGTCCGGCTGGACCATATGTCCCACCAACCGGATGCGTAGAGTAAGGATTTCCGAATGTACCTGGTACAGGTGGTGGAATATGCGCTGGGTAACTAGAAGGATGTCCGATTTGACTGGGAATTAAATGGCTAGGATTGTATGTGGAATGAGGTTGATTCATAGAATGAATTGGATAAGGAGGATTGGAACCAGAAATAGGATTAGTTATACGTGGATAAGGCGGAACGGGAGTATACGAAGGAAAGGGCATTGAAGTTGGACGTAGATGATCTTTGAATCCGATATTAGTAGGAGTCGGATGTGATTGGCTTGGATTGAAATGCGGATTGCTCCACGAAGGATTATTATGTAAAGTTCCATGTGACGGATTGTAGGGCGCATTTGGTTGACCAAGAGATGTCGAAACtgcaaaagaattatattatatattataattaaaaattataattttacactacattcatattaattatatttatatatttgttataatttattatttgtttaatttatatattatatttaaataaataattacacacaactaataaaattttcatatcaagATAAGTTCTCAAGagtttagtttaattttatctccttttaaaaattgaaaatcaaattctCATGCCAAAGATATTAAGAAGACATACCATGACTTTGCGAAGGTACCACATTAACTTTTGATAAATGATCAGCTGATGGAGCTGATGGATTATATGGTGCAGATGGATTATACGGTGCTGATGGATTATAGGGTGCTGATGGATTAAATGGTACAGCAGTTTGTTTATTCTCTGTTACCAAACCTGGTTTTCCTAATTGACTCCCAGAGTTAGTTCCtaataaaacagaatataatacaaacaaaatatattatcttttatatacaataatagagaaagaaCGCATAAAAGCACGTGTAAAAAcagacataaaataaaatataaatctttagcATACTAAAGGTTTAGTAAATTATATGCTacttgttataaataataagataaaatatatatgtaatatatgtatgtatatgtgtgtatatctatgtatattatgtatacctGCATTGCTATGAGGTACCAATGGTTGACTAGATGATTGTGCGGAATTTGTTTGAACTtggcacataaaaaaaatattcatattatatactgttcaatgaaaaataatttcacgatTACTCTACATATTTGTTATCACTACACTTACGAGGTCTACTAGCACCTCCTCGTTCAGCATGTAAAATAGATGTGGACATGTCTTTATTCTGCTGATGTGAAGTCGGATctggaatttttaatatcacatacaacatataatttctctatCATCCCTATAACTCGTGTCATATACTCACTTGATAAAGTTCCGGTCGAGCTTGATCCTAATTTACGCCCTGCTGAACTTCCATAGCTAGTAGAGCTTGAACTAGATCCAAATGAAGTATGCCCGCTCGAGGAATGCGATGACGAGCCTCGTGACGAGAAACCGGTCGACAAGGAACCTCGCGATGAGGAACCTCGCGATGAGGAACCTCGCGATGAGGAACCTCGCGACGAGGAACCTCGCGATGAGGAACCTCGCGACGAGAAACctcgcgagaaagagaatccAATTTTCTTTGCGTTAACATCAtctaaaaaacaatatgttcatgtctacaataaatttacataaacattattattattaccaaAAAAGTGAAGACGTATTGAGAAGCTAAGATATATTGAAAGTTATAAAgagatacaaaattatttaagataatgtATGCTGAAAGATTATCattgatgtaataatataatatttataaagtttaatctgttagaaaaagaaaagcattaataaataaaagtattgataCATATGGAATTATTTactgtaaaaatatacttttatactcACCGGTTATAAGAaaagatagaagaaaaaagaataataaaattcgaatttcCATTGTATTACATGGAAGTGACAATAGTCAACGATTTGATGAAACTGACGTACTTAGTACGTcggaatgataaatatatacatttttctttcgtttatcAGCCTTTTTTCTCAGTATCTGTATTGCGTCTTTCTTGAAACGATATAGACACATTAAAGAATTACGTTATGTTGACCTTTTGACCACTCACcaatacaattaaatcttCGCTGTCTAATCAAAACTGATAAATGCTGATATTACAGTAATTGCGGTTTCATTTATCAACAGTTTCTATTTctacgaaaaattatattttctagtcATATAGAactttctatttctattaaataaattaaacttcaaTAGCAGATGTTTGtgcagtaaaatttaatttaacatcataatataagtataaatatatacatatataaaagtacttaatattttatcttttttacaatctattacaaaaaaaaatttaacaaaacaaatttctcttatttgcatatttacatttttttacttagaTCTTCTGCATCatgcttaaatataaatctcctTGCAATTAGCATTCCATCACCActaatgtttcatatatttaatctttttaaaatagaaataaaaaaatactgtagAAGAGATGAAAGAgcaagtaattatttatgcattatcTGTTGTAGCAGATACTTCCTTCTGGATAAATCTGTCCAAAATTGCTTCGCTTGGATAATCTGGTACTGATAATTGCCTAAATCCTTCATCATCTACAAAGCAGATCTCATGTCCATCCTGGAAACATAGTTAGCAgatttatattcatacattGTCAACACTACAATTACTTACTATATTACAAGTACTTACTGGATCAGCGAGAATAATAACTCTTACTGAAGCTTTTCCTGGAGTATCTAAAGTTATAAGATCAGtcaagattttatttccaCTTTCTTTAATAGTTTTCTGAATCATTGGTTGCTCTGACAATGGTACAGAGAAAGCGATACGTCCATATGCTTTTGCATGATTAACCTCAGTACCTAACAATAcagaattaattacataatactaaattcaataaaaaattaaaataattaaattatatataaattatatattcaccaATATCTTCAAACTCAAGTTTGGCCTGATCCTCACTGTAGCCCATCAATACAGTTTTATCTTTCCgatcaaatatctttaatcCCAAAATATCTTTCCAATACGCAATGGTACGTTCAAGATTGGAACTGGATAAAGTAACTTTCTTTACTGGATCTGTTCAAACCAACAtagatttgaaagataataattatgttaaaaatatgatattaaattataattatatatttttttgattacaaCAACTTTATACAACTTTGTATAACTTATACATACTATTACTAGTTGTACACTAACAAGAAAAATCATTTcccattatatttttgcaataataaaattatggaataaatattttaccgcTATTAGTTGgattttcttcattaattaTGTGATATTTGTATCCACCAGGTGCTTGCATcacaaattttccattttcttcgTGCGTTGGCCAATTATTGGAACGTGCTCTTTCAATTATATCTTTCGAACAAATAGTGATAGCTTTAAAATCGTTTCCAGCTTCATATTCCTTGATTCCATAATTATATGTCAATTCAATGACAAAATGCGTGTCCTCAGGACCATAACCTATCATTGTCTTACTCCAACGATTTGCATAtggtctataaaaaaaaaaaagataaaaaatttattagaaattattattactcgaTAATTGGTTATGACTAATGATAGATTACTCACCCATTACACGCAGCCTCGCATCCATCTGAAAATTCCTCATGTCTTAGCACCTGCGAAGAAACAAtccgataaattataatcaacaaattgaattatttcaaaagaaaaggaaactATAAATTACCTTCATGCCAAGAACTTCGCGGTAAAATTTCATTGTTAATCTACGATCGGGTATTTtgaatacaaaatgtaatgcACGTCCGGTAaccatctttttctttctctttttcttttttagtgtATTTCTGTCTTATTCAAGTAGTAGTATCACAATTTCCAAGATAATAATTCTTCTATTTACTTTatgattttgaattttcttgaAGTTTTATCTTCTTAAGGGTTGACAGTTGACAAAGTGACGAGTAAACTCCGAAACTCCGAATTGGTATATTGGAGATTGGAGCATTTATCTCAATTccatagatatttatattaaactagaTTGCTAACATATCATCATTAGAATAGCATAACTTCTAGCGAATAGCATCCGATAGGATTTGCGGATCCCTGTTAGCCAGTTGGGAGAGATCATTTGGAAACAGTGTGATTGTACACAACTATTCATCTCGATTGTGCCTAGAGTAACTAACacgattgaccaatcaaaagGCTTCAATAAGCTTTGTATGAATTCGATATTTACACTGAATCAATCTCGAGATCTTGCTATCATTGCTattgccatatatatatatatatatattcagtgCTTTATCTCAACAGCAGACAGCAGCAGACGACAAGAAACATAGAGgaaatagaaatatcaaaGTACTTgtgtatatgcatacatacttTTTACTGCTTTTTACTTGTGGATTGTAAACGTCAATCGAAAAGGATCTCttggaatataaatattatttacaaataatttctctcataGATATGATAGAAAATCTTGCAGCGAAATTATGTTTACTATTGTCGGAAAATGCCAACGCAGGTGactatgaataaattataattttaaaatagaaaaaaaaaaaaaaatagaaaatacaacatgcatcgagaaaatattgatatatacagtttattattatataaaaatattttatatgtattatatatatatataaaagaatattggggaatatttaaaataagaaagaatttataattctatagaTGATTTCATATAACGACGATATCTTAAAACTTATCTggaaaagagataattttctttgtttttttagcCGAACAATGGAAGCTACTGGGACAGGAAAAAGATGGTTCAATACTTATTGGTTGGGTGGAGGAATTGGAGAAGAACAATGTACATACATCATATACTGTAATTGGTCGTTACGACcagattaacaataaattacagGTAAGAATAataaggaaatttttatttacattgtgtagagataatttaatatcactttaatttttaatgtcacTAATTATGTATTTAGGTATTATACCGCTTTTCGGAAGTATTAAATGTTGTTCAAGCTACAGTCAACCAAAG is a window of Cataglyphis hispanica isolate Lineage 1 chromosome 4, ULB_Chis1_1.0, whole genome shotgun sequence DNA encoding:
- the LOC126848779 gene encoding endoribonuclease CG2145-like isoform X2; amino-acid sequence: MEIRILLFFFLLSFLITDDVNAKKIGFSFSRGFSSRGSSSRGSSSRGSSSRGSLSTGFSSRGSSSHSSSGHTSFGSSSSSTSYGSSAGRKLGSSSTGTLSNPTSHQQNKDMSTSILHAERGGASRPLQTNSAQSSSQPLVPHSNAGTNSGSQLGKPGLVTENKQTAVPFNPSAPYNPSAPYNPSAPYNPSAPSADHLSKVNVVPSQSHVSTSLGQPNAPYNPSHGTLHNNPSWSNPHFNPSQSHPTPTNIGFKDHLRPTSMPFPSYTPVPPYPRITNPISGSNPPYPIHSMNQPHSTYNPSHLIPSQIGHPSSYPAHIPPPVPGTFGNPYSTHPVGGTYGPAGHSYYPQQHVLAQPAAQPYIPGQTVIMVPGQQDSGRGFGQMVKEALVFSTINAGVNRLINPHHHYVPDYSRPASPSTTASETHITYNNHYFNTAPPGNTPSVPASPNVPQGNVPITYPANYPNPVYNPAITPGISIPTITGNNGSVVYPASNDSSVNTANTNNMGGPPNRFPAGNTINDQKGPDQETTIYSPQYKISDNDLLMLTEELFAKQEINISKYLTIYLQNKSENVTDIAKAPLVYAEPEVYDYPTILVIRALYDNYEHNSTVKENRTLEKRKKEDLLLDVFMSTNVLTRAMQWLSDRGFMDPDDFEKKDTLRHIWFSQFDGATSGFERVFTSERYGADLLGVQDWIYFNYQESKGRIDYMGYVDTLKLGDRASLLKLNFKMDDIIRPNATIFMGTLPELEMSLYTICFYARPNDLCPVSLGGTKFNIFTHSFRYFGKDLIDLALPIF
- the LOC126848779 gene encoding endoribonuclease CG2145-like isoform X4 codes for the protein MEIRILLFFFLLSFLITDDVNAKKIGFSFSRGFSSRGSSSRGSSSRGSLSTGFSSRGSSSHSSSGHTSFGSSSSSTSYGSSAGRKLGSSSTGTLSNPTSHQQNKDMSTSILHAERGGASRPLQTNSAQSSSQPLVPHSNAGTNSGSQLGKPGLVTENKQTAVPFNPSAPYNPSAPYNPSAPYNPSAPSADHLSKVNVVPSQSHVSTSLGQPNAPYNPSHGTLHNNPSWSNPHFNPSQSHPTPTNIGFKDHLRPTSMPFPSYTPVPPYPRITNPISGSNPPYPIHSMNQPHSTYNPSHLIPSQIGHPSSYPAHIPPPVPGTFGNPYSTHPVGGTYGPAGHSYYPQQHVLAQPAAQPYIPGQTVIMVPGQQDSGRGFGQMVKEALVFSTINAGVNRLINPHHHYVPDYSRPASPSTTASETHITYNNHYFNTAPPGNTPSVPASPNVPQGNVPITYPANYPNPVYNPAITPGISIPTITGNNGSVVYPASNDSSVNTANTNNMGGPPNRFPAGNTINDQKGPDQETTIYSPQYKISDNDLLMLTEELFAKQEINISKYLTIYLQNKSENVTDIAKAPLVYAEPEVYDYPTILVIRALYDNYEHNSTVKENRTLEKRKKEDLLLDVFMSTNVLTRAMQWLSDRGFMDPDDFEKKDTLRHIWFSQFDGATSGFERVFTSERYGADLLGVQDWIYFNYQESKGRIDYMGYVDTLKLGDRASLLKLNFKMDDIIRPNATIFMGTLPELEMSLYTICFYARPNDLCPVSLGGTKFNIFTHSFRYFGKDLIDLALPIF
- the LOC126848810 gene encoding glyoxalase domain-containing protein 4 isoform X1, with protein sequence MVTGRALHFVFKIPDRRLTMKFYREVLGMKVLRHEEFSDGCEAACNGPYANRWSKTMIGYGPEDTHFVIELTYNYGIKEYEAGNDFKAITICSKDIIERARSNNWPTHEENGKFVMQAPGGYKYHIINEENPTNSDPVKKVTLSSSNLERTIAYWKDILGLKIFDRKDKTVLMGYSEDQAKLEFEDIGTEVNHAKAYGRIAFSVPLSEQPMIQKTIKESGNKILTDLITLDTPGKASVRVIILADPDGHEICFVDDEGFRQLSVPDYPSEAILDRFIQKEVSATTDNA
- the LOC126848810 gene encoding glyoxalase domain-containing protein 4 isoform X2, with the translated sequence MIGYGPEDTHFVIELTYNYGIKEYEAGNDFKAITICSKDIIERARSNNWPTHEENGKFVMQAPGGYKYHIINEENPTNSDPVKKVTLSSSNLERTIAYWKDILGLKIFDRKDKTVLMGYSEDQAKLEFEDIGTEVNHAKAYGRIAFSVPLSEQPMIQKTIKESGNKILTDLITLDTPGKASVRVIILADPDGHEICFVDDEGFRQLSVPDYPSEAILDRFIQKEVSATTDNA
- the LOC126848779 gene encoding endoribonuclease CG2145-like isoform X3, translating into MEIRILLFFFLLSFLITDDVNAKKIGFSFSRGSSSRGSSSRGSSSRGSLSTGFSSRGSSSHSSSGHTSFGSSSSSTSYGSSAGRKLGSSSTGTLSNPTSHQQNKDMSTSILHAERGGASRPLQTNSAQSSSQPLVPHSNAGTNSGSQLGKPGLVTENKQTAVPFNPSAPYNPSAPYNPSAPYNPSAPSADHLSKVNVVPSQSHVSTSLGQPNAPYNPSHGTLHNNPSWSNPHFNPSQSHPTPTNIGFKDHLRPTSMPFPSYTPVPPYPRITNPISGSNPPYPIHSMNQPHSTYNPSHLIPSQIGHPSSYPAHIPPPVPGTFGNPYSTHPVGGTYGPAGHSYYPQQHVLAQPAAQPYIPGQTVIMVPGQQDSGRGFGQMVKEALVFSTINAGVNRLINPHHHYVPDYSRPASPSTTASETHITYNNHYFNTAPPGNTPSVPASPNVPQGNVPITYPANYPNPVYNPAITPGISIPTITGNNGSVVYPASNDSSVNTANTNNMGGPPNRFPAGNTINDQKGPDQETTIYSPQYKISDNDLLMLTEELFAKQEINISKYLTIYLQNKSENVTDIAKAPLVYAEPEVYDYPTILVIRALYDNYEHNSTVKENRTLEKRKKEDLLLDVFMSTNVLTRAMQWLSDRGFMDPDDFEKKDTLRHIWFSQFDGATSGFERVFTSERYGADLLGVQDWIYFNYQESKGRIDYMGYVDTLKLGDRASLLKLNFKMDDIIRPNATIFMGTLPELEMSLYTICFYARPNDLCPVSLGGTKFNIFTHSFRYFGKDLIDLALPIF
- the LOC126848779 gene encoding endoribonuclease CG2145-like isoform X1, producing MEIRILLFFFLLSFLITDDVNAKKIGFSFSRGFSSRGSSSRGSSSRGSSSRGSSSRGSSSRGSLSTGFSSRGSSSHSSSGHTSFGSSSSSTSYGSSAGRKLGSSSTGTLSNPTSHQQNKDMSTSILHAERGGASRPLQTNSAQSSSQPLVPHSNAGTNSGSQLGKPGLVTENKQTAVPFNPSAPYNPSAPYNPSAPYNPSAPSADHLSKVNVVPSQSHVSTSLGQPNAPYNPSHGTLHNNPSWSNPHFNPSQSHPTPTNIGFKDHLRPTSMPFPSYTPVPPYPRITNPISGSNPPYPIHSMNQPHSTYNPSHLIPSQIGHPSSYPAHIPPPVPGTFGNPYSTHPVGGTYGPAGHSYYPQQHVLAQPAAQPYIPGQTVIMVPGQQDSGRGFGQMVKEALVFSTINAGVNRLINPHHHYVPDYSRPASPSTTASETHITYNNHYFNTAPPGNTPSVPASPNVPQGNVPITYPANYPNPVYNPAITPGISIPTITGNNGSVVYPASNDSSVNTANTNNMGGPPNRFPAGNTINDQKGPDQETTIYSPQYKISDNDLLMLTEELFAKQEINISKYLTIYLQNKSENVTDIAKAPLVYAEPEVYDYPTILVIRALYDNYEHNSTVKENRTLEKRKKEDLLLDVFMSTNVLTRAMQWLSDRGFMDPDDFEKKDTLRHIWFSQFDGATSGFERVFTSERYGADLLGVQDWIYFNYQESKGRIDYMGYVDTLKLGDRASLLKLNFKMDDIIRPNATIFMGTLPELEMSLYTICFYARPNDLCPVSLGGTKFNIFTHSFRYFGKDLIDLALPIF
- the LOC126848779 gene encoding endoribonuclease CG2145-like isoform X5, coding for MEIRILLFFFLLSFLITDDVNAKKIGFSFSRGSSSRGSSSRGSLSTGFSSRGSSSHSSSGHTSFGSSSSSTSYGSSAGRKLGSSSTGTLSNPTSHQQNKDMSTSILHAERGGASRPLQTNSAQSSSQPLVPHSNAGTNSGSQLGKPGLVTENKQTAVPFNPSAPYNPSAPYNPSAPYNPSAPSADHLSKVNVVPSQSHVSTSLGQPNAPYNPSHGTLHNNPSWSNPHFNPSQSHPTPTNIGFKDHLRPTSMPFPSYTPVPPYPRITNPISGSNPPYPIHSMNQPHSTYNPSHLIPSQIGHPSSYPAHIPPPVPGTFGNPYSTHPVGGTYGPAGHSYYPQQHVLAQPAAQPYIPGQTVIMVPGQQDSGRGFGQMVKEALVFSTINAGVNRLINPHHHYVPDYSRPASPSTTASETHITYNNHYFNTAPPGNTPSVPASPNVPQGNVPITYPANYPNPVYNPAITPGISIPTITGNNGSVVYPASNDSSVNTANTNNMGGPPNRFPAGNTINDQKGPDQETTIYSPQYKISDNDLLMLTEELFAKQEINISKYLTIYLQNKSENVTDIAKAPLVYAEPEVYDYPTILVIRALYDNYEHNSTVKENRTLEKRKKEDLLLDVFMSTNVLTRAMQWLSDRGFMDPDDFEKKDTLRHIWFSQFDGATSGFERVFTSERYGADLLGVQDWIYFNYQESKGRIDYMGYVDTLKLGDRASLLKLNFKMDDIIRPNATIFMGTLPELEMSLYTICFYARPNDLCPVSLGGTKFNIFTHSFRYFGKDLIDLALPIF
- the LOC126848779 gene encoding endoribonuclease CG2145-like isoform X6 translates to MEIRILLFFFLLSFLITDDVNAKKIGFSFSRGSSSRGSLSTGFSSRGSSSHSSSGHTSFGSSSSSTSYGSSAGRKLGSSSTGTLSNPTSHQQNKDMSTSILHAERGGASRPLQTNSAQSSSQPLVPHSNAGTNSGSQLGKPGLVTENKQTAVPFNPSAPYNPSAPYNPSAPYNPSAPSADHLSKVNVVPSQSHVSTSLGQPNAPYNPSHGTLHNNPSWSNPHFNPSQSHPTPTNIGFKDHLRPTSMPFPSYTPVPPYPRITNPISGSNPPYPIHSMNQPHSTYNPSHLIPSQIGHPSSYPAHIPPPVPGTFGNPYSTHPVGGTYGPAGHSYYPQQHVLAQPAAQPYIPGQTVIMVPGQQDSGRGFGQMVKEALVFSTINAGVNRLINPHHHYVPDYSRPASPSTTASETHITYNNHYFNTAPPGNTPSVPASPNVPQGNVPITYPANYPNPVYNPAITPGISIPTITGNNGSVVYPASNDSSVNTANTNNMGGPPNRFPAGNTINDQKGPDQETTIYSPQYKISDNDLLMLTEELFAKQEINISKYLTIYLQNKSENVTDIAKAPLVYAEPEVYDYPTILVIRALYDNYEHNSTVKENRTLEKRKKEDLLLDVFMSTNVLTRAMQWLSDRGFMDPDDFEKKDTLRHIWFSQFDGATSGFERVFTSERYGADLLGVQDWIYFNYQESKGRIDYMGYVDTLKLGDRASLLKLNFKMDDIIRPNATIFMGTLPELEMSLYTICFYARPNDLCPVSLGGTKFNIFTHSFRYFGKDLIDLALPIF